The Henningerozyma blattae CBS 6284 chromosome 7, complete genome region GTCGAGTTATCGCTGAATCGTAGAATTTTGGTAAATCTGCCTCTATGCTTTCCACGTATTGATATGCTTAAGCGTAATTTATTACCAACCGTAATTCTGTGGAATCCCTcttttttacaaaaatcCTGGGCTTAGATATTTACAGTAACCtccaatttcttcaataatacCCTGTTTGACCATCTCTTGTAGTTGCGAGTCTCCGCGTTCCTTCCATTCCATTAGGACCCAATACCCTTTAGCATATAGTGCCTTGGGCTTACTCtcattgaatttgatgTATGTTTGGAAACTAGGAGACATTTTCTATTCTTGAAAATTTGGTGATTCATCACTTTACAACttatacatatacatatacatatacatacatatatatatatatatatatatatagagaGCTTTGTAGCAATAATGCCAACACAAACTTATCAAAATTGTTTATAACAAGAAAAACTGAGTTGAGACATTAACAATATGTAATTATCATTTTACTAATGTTTTTGCTAATCGTGTCTTGAGATTGATTGTACTGTTACTGTCAACTGGAAGGAAGTATCCATTTATATATGCCATCACTTCCGATCTAAGTTACTAAATGCTAAACATAGACAAGTTATTAAATCACCGATTGTTTATCTCAACAACTAAGTATACCCACCTCAAATAATCTTAAGATAGTTGGTCtagttgaaaaattaaaatgtATATTGGTGGATAGAATTCGTACAAGTTACAACGAAAACATTGAAGATTGGTAAAAATTACTTCTTCCCCAGGAAGCTGGCTACAATAACACCCGCAAAAACCTTCATTGATATAACTCCTTTTGAAATGTTCTATACTTACTATCCTAAACACACTGAGAGAGTTATTCTGCTAAATacttaattattttatctaattcatcaacGATTTATTTACAGGAccatttgataaaaatttctcCAATAAACTAATACAGAGTTAATTGTTCATACAGTTTAAAacttttagtttttttccATGATTTGCCATAACCTTTAAACTCAGGTATTCATCATCAGCATGAATACACAGTGTATCATTATCTCTTAATACAAAATGCTGTGTGCTTATTTTACTATACGGCTGAATCTTAGTCAGCTTCtagttaaaaattcttatcACCTATCAGAATTTAACGTAAAGTATTAATCCGTAGGTTTCTGTAAGATCTTTCTTCCACCTTTAGTTTTCTGGTaagtaaaataattaagaCATTGACGATTCAAATTTTGggtaataattcttcattgaGTTCGGGAATTTATTCGTCAAGAGGTTCTGAGTTTCTGGTTTAGCCTATTATCtccaaaatattgtttttgaaGACCAGAAAGAATAAAGCTAcagattattattttttactatttctAAAGGCTTTCTTTTAAAGATCTCAGTAAGGTGAGTTATTCTAATAGTGAATCTGTTGAGCGTAAAATATTACGTACTaagtgatatttttatacaacCTACATTTCTCGGAATATAAATAGAGCTTgttttatatacttctGTAGTTTTATATACGTATTTAGCTGGAGGAGGACAATTATAAGAACAGTTAATACCAAAAAGATCCGACAGAATCACAGTCATATATAGTCTATACATAGTACAGCCATATAAATTGCGCAACCATATTGTGTTATAATGATATTCAGAAACTAGAATTTCATTTctcaataaatttgaaaaattaaaatttgtcaatttttatttgaacataagtaaatatttttactattaCTCCATTTGATGACCATTTCTAAGGCACTACGGTTTATCACCGGTTAAAAATTCTCTTCTACGATATACTACATAGATAgatcaatttattattaacaagCCGCAAAAAACCCTCAAGAAGTTATTACTTGAGAATACCCTTtctacatttttttttatttttttattttgtattaatttaattttatttcgTTATATTTTCCgtttttttggttttttcCGATTTGTAACTTTCATCGTATTGAATGTGGGAAATCggaaatttataatatttattagcGCAAGAAATGTTGAATTTTAAGGAGAAGGGATAAtctgaaattattttaataactttaaatgtaaatataaatatatatgtatataataTCGATAGATACATATGAACATGCAAAACTACGTACGGGTATGATTATGGGAATGAGATTGATTATGGGAATGAGATTGATTATGATTATGGGTATTGTTGTTTGCAGGGGAATTATTGTTTGCAAAGGAATTATTTGTAGGGGAATCAAGGTGTGTTGTATTAGTTTCTTCGCGGGAATTAcaatttgatgaattatttgaattattagtacttgtataattattattagagaATAAACTTAAATATGATCTTGAATATGGTATAGGGTTCatgtttgaataaaaatgataattagATTGAGAATTAATAGGATTATTAGATTGAGCTTTCTCTTCAACAATTGAAGGTAGAGAGcgaatgatatttttttgactTAGTGAAGAACTAGACCTATGATGTCGATACGGtacagaattattattaattggaaAAGAACTATTACTGGAAGTTGAGTTTTGTCGTATCTTCTCATTCTCGTCCATCTTTCTTGTTGTTGTATCAATAGAAGTTTTCATAATTTCTTTACTAATCTCTTccatcaaatatttttgaatgtTCAGTATCATTGGATCATTAGTCATATCTGAAGGAGGCCCTTCAGCTTCAAATTCTATCGTAGCAAATCTACCTGGTGCAGAAACTATTTCACGTAATTGTGGTCTTTCTAACCGTTCTTGCTGGGATTGAAtcttttctaaatcataatattcattttcaatagcTTCATGAGTCTGTGTAGCAAATTCATTGTGGAATTGATACCTTGCAGAATcgaattgaaataattgtGTTTCTGATTTTGACATTTGAAGTTGGGTATCTTCTGTATTTTGGTCGTTGGATGTCTTATTATCCTCATCTATAGCCTCGAACTTTTCTGAATCTTCTTTCCCATCAAAACTTGTTAGGTCaagaaaattcatttaattacTTTCTTTATatcaatataataaaaaaaaattgtgaTTAATCCTTCTTTCTCTATCAAATTTGTCATAAAAACAGAAATAAAACAAtgtaaaatgaaataaaaaatattaaatgtaaaaatagaagtaaataaattaaaaaaaagagttaAGTATTGGTATATTATTCAGTAGGTATTATAATTATGCGAAGTACAGTAATGGTATCCAGTTAATATTCATTCTTCCATAGCAAGTAGAAACGTAATAAAAGTAGACAGCAAACAGTTTAGACGTTTCagtatcaatattattatatagtaTTAGGTTTGAAACTCTATAACACTATGCGGAGTAAAGTGTGGATACTGTAAGTCTTAAAACTGTAATAAGGATGCGGTGTAGCTTATTGACTGAAATAGctattcaaaaaatgataCTTTTTCAAAAAGTGACATAGCAAGAATACTGCATGTTAAAGTAGAATGAAACAGATCGAGAAATgaatctatatatattatgtaTATTGTGTAcat contains the following coding sequences:
- the TBLA0G03340 gene encoding uncharacterized protein, whose amino-acid sequence is MSKSETQLFQFDSARYQFHNEFATQTHEAIENEYYDLEKIQSQQERLERPQLREIVSAPGRFATIEFEAEGPPSDMTNDPMILNIQKYLMEEISKEIMKTSIDTTTRKMDENEKIRQNSTSSNSSFPINNNSVPYRHHRSSSSLSQKNIIRSLPSIVEEKAQSNNPINSQSNYHFYSNMNPIPYSRSYLSLFSNNNYTSTNNSNNSSNCNSREETNTTHLDSPTNNSFANNNSPANNNTHNHNQSHSHNQSHSHNHTRT